The genomic region GCAAAGCTCTGCGGGGTGGTATATTCACAGTTTCAGCTCAAATACAATGCCCGATCATAGACTGGGTTATTTGAAACGGTTATTTAGTTTCTTTTTCAAAGACATTTATGCATCATAATCTAATAGCTAGTTTTTATAGTCATATGTTCATATTTGCATAGACATCTTATGTTTTTGTCAgcatacattttacatttttgtaacagtcttaaaatagtttcatatatCCATGACGGAGACGCCTCGCCCCCCGCACAAGCCCCGCccacgattaatcgattactcATTTTTGAGACCTATCGATGATCGAAatgaaaaattgacaaaaatgcccaTACCtacgttccaccacatcccaaaggttttctattggattgagatctgctGACTGTGGAGGTGATTTTAGTATAGTAAACTCATtgccatgttcaagaaaccagtttgaggtGATTTGAACTTTGTAACATGGCATGTTtttctgctggaagtagccatcaaaTGATTGGGTACACTATGGTCATAAAGCGGTGGACAGGGTTTAGCAGTATGTAATACTCActtaggctgtggcatttaaacaatgtttaaGAAGATGCTCTTCTACATACCTTGGGTATAATGAAGTGGTCatttgagttactgttgcctttctatAAGCTGACCCAGTCTGgctattctcctctgacctctgacaTCTGCAAGGCATTTTTGCACACAGAACTGCCACTCACtggatattttctcttttttggaccattctttgtaaaccctagagctgtttgtgtgtgaaaatcccagtagatCGTCAGTTTTTGAAAAGCTTAGACCAGCCTGTCtgactaaaaaaaaaagcaataaacCATAAAGAGAGAAACTTCATATGAGAGATTTCTTAATCATCCTGTCTTGTTGGTGATATAGCAGACAGTGTGTTGCAACATTTggtcaatattttaaattatttaaaacgtTTCTGTAAAATTAACACTATGGTGTCTGAGGTGTGTTTACAGCAAACTATGAAAGGCATTTGATTCTGTCCCCTCAGTAAGAGCCCATATATCCTTTTGCTTATGAAACTACGAAGtctttgtgcttttgttttttgcttcGCCTTTGAAGTATGTATATGAAGCATTGTTTCAGATTCTTTGTTAGCATGCCCTAAAGTTTGGAACATATGCCAGGGTTCCTATTCCATTTATGCTAAAGCTCTAAGGATGCGACCACTAACAAACGAGtataaagtgattttttttctttctccaagTCTTTCCTCTCTTTGCTCCTGATCATTCATATTAAGGTTCAGTTTCAGGTTTAGTGAACGTTGAGTTCTTTGGCATGTTGTAAATGTCACACAGTGATTATCTGGAGAAGAGAGACAATGCTTCTTGTGATTCATATAACCATCAGCTTTGATTGAGTTATGTGGGAGAGATGATCAGTGTATCATGCATTGTGTGATGCATATGTTGCATTTCATTCAGTCTCAGGAAATCCATACATTTTGATAGTCACTACTAATCAGCATTTGATCTGACTGGGATATCGCTGCTTTATTTTTAGGCATTAGACAAGGCTTTTTGCCCATGCCTGGCCCCGTAGTGAAAGCTTTACAGGGGCCCGTGGGAATGGGATCTGCAGGCAGAGTTTATGAAGAAATGGCCAATGTGAGCCATCCATATAATTAACATTCTGGTGGTGTTACATGATGTCCATTTTTACTGTGCTTGTGGTTTTCAGGAGAGCAAGAATAGTCAGGATTGCTGCATGGCTTTTAGACTTTTACACACAGATTATGTGGGTTAAAATCTGAAGTGTATGCATCAGCTAAATGGTGCACTTCTGTATTACAGCTGATGTGTGTAATTTGGATGTTAAAAATTCCTTATCCTATTCCAGTTTTCCAGTTGCTATTACATAGCAAACCATGTTTAATTATTTGAGTAGTATGGTGTTTTTTATCTTAGAAATGTTGTGGTCGCTTATTGTTGTGTCTTTGTTACAGGGGAGACTGGTTTGGGAAAGTCTACCCTCATGGACACCCTGTTCAACACCAAATTTGAGGGTGAACCTACACAGCATAATCAGCCTGGAGTGCAGCTCAAGTCCAACACTTATGAGCTGCAGGAAAGCAACGTTCGCCTCAAGCTCACTGTGGTCAACACTGTAGGCTTTGGAGATCAGATCAACAAAGAGGATAGGTGAGATCTGcttgtaataaaatattttttatatcataATAGATAAACCTTAGATGTGTTATCAGAATCAGCTTTATTCGTCATTGGTGAAAGATCattagctatgtttccatccaaacAGGGGCGGATCTATATTCCTACTCATAGGAATATATGAGtattttcatacgaactgtgccctgttctgaattaaactgccagtgtaaaaactccctttatttatattcttaaaatgagagaaatacgtgcttattctgaatttttaagcttaggcttaagagacatgaacaagttatTTGAAAAACATGAACTTTGCAACATGTTTTGTCTTCATGCTCTTGAGTATGGTTTTACTataaacgtacatttgcataaagcatgcatatttgtccatacccatgttgatcagagtattaaaaacttgaaacatattcatttaaggtacatttaagaactgataaaaatgtgtgattaaatgaataaattgacAGCCCTACTAATAACACAATATGAACAGCCATCAGCAGGGGCACTAATACGATCACTTATATACTGCTACGtgcaacaacaaaacctgaggaAGACAAATCGGCCTACTAGCCAGTTTGGGATTGGTTCCTGGGTTTCTGGAATCAAATCGCAGCAGAATGGCTAGCAGAAAACATAAGGAGAAAGGTGGATGGGAAAAAGTTAAAGAAAAGAGGGCCACAGTGTAGTTAGTACATAGCACACCATAGTACAGTGTCTGTTGCGTACAGCTGGGGCGAATGGCCGGATGGTGGGCCTATTTGGAAGAAAGTCCAGGGCTGttttttagccccagtccgtCCCTGCTTGGAGGTGGAGAAACAAAGTACTTTATGACCTGCAGCATTTCttataaaagatttaaaaatgaaagaaattaaaaactagattttttttctagtgtaagttttaatgtaaaatgtttttgattttaacattggtctatgtttaaatgttttgccacttgcgtgagcaacatataaatataaagtatatttaatataaGTATATTTTACTTGAATCCACAAGATTTAGTGTTGCCACCCCTCATAGATATCATGCCACCCCCTTGCCACCCCATGAATAATTTTCTAGGTCCGCCCCTGCATCCAAAGTACTGTATTTAACTTCTGGGCAAAATTGGAATATTGCATGAAATATAGCATTGTGAATAAAGCATCATTTCCATCTAGCGTGCAAAATAGAAGAAATTGTCTCATGCTCCTGATAAACTGGTGCCAAATGTTGCTAAGAAAAAATTTAAGTTGCTGCATTAGGAGAAGCCACTTTGAGTctgtttttgtatttaatttactTGCGCCACAAAGCGTGCAGGTGATGCGCAATAAATGTGGTCATTGCATCTTGCATTCAGAGGTGGCTGCCTGCTGTTTGGAAATGCAGTTGTGCAAAACCGATATGGTTTACACATTGCCCAAAGTCacatgacttttttttgaaagcACATCAAGATTTGGTATGTGTTTCCATTGTTGtttatgtgcattttttttttatgtacatCATAAAAATAGGTGGATGTTTGTGCTAGACCAGGGGTTTTGAAattttatgatgccaaggacccccaaatatgattaATTTTTCATGaggggacccccttcctaaaatccatttgtatatttttatttatgaaaaaacactgttagataaatagtgCGACTTAataatacaacatattgtttccaaacttaaaaTGGCTATACTTAATtttggatgtataaacctgaagaagtacattttcaataaaagatTTTATTAAGACTCGCATTGTAGAgggttgacacacacacacatatacatacatacatacatatatgtatatgtgtgtgtgtgtgtgtgtgtgtgtcaacccTCTACAATGCGAGTAAAAAACCTGCATATGcgagttaaagggggggtgaaacactcagtttcagtcaatctcatgtcaatcttgagtacctatagagtagtattgcatccttcatatctccgaaaagtctttagttttatcatttataaaataaatataggctgtaccgagtctttccggaaaaaaccgagcgcctggaggcgtatcgtgtgggcggagctaaagaatgacaagcgcgcaaagcggtgacgtcctcaagcgtggagaaacccatctatctcagctaatacagataatgatccacaatcaaatctgaggctgaaataaattgaacaggagaaacggcaacatcaggacgtccatctctgtggtatgtaagttactgtatttaatggcctctccacatttctgtgtgtttactcgcagtgtatgaggacatgattcggtttatggactattgtatgcgactagaccttagaagtagcaagcaaaacggttttgcacgtcagaatactgtaacgttatacagagaacaacaatggagtaaccgttagcgcatttgaatgacgaagcacgcgatcgtgtcgtttactgatgtttactcatgcgacggtagccaatagcagagacatttgaagcagtttaagttaactcaccgtcgaagctttatcgctgggaccgctccgtcaaaaacacacttctttggtatgatttggtaaagtcctgtgacagcagtggcgtgtaaatccattttgagacgcaactgaaacgatgttgtcaagcttcccgtcatttctgcgttcaaatcggttcaaatgcagcactgccttcccggaatgctgtgctgaagcgttgaagtcgctcgacgtcacccataggaataaagtggagcgcggtgcgacagaagtgttcacggacgactggatctgcatctgagagactgtttacagcgtgctctagtcacgcgcgcacgcaccctaccgggagaagagcctgtacagcccatacaaggaccttccgctcttattaacgtcaagtagacccatactcgaaaaaaactcgccgaaacttgtgagaaaccggaaggagtatttttgacacagaaatactccatcaaacgtccaacattagtttttgaaactttgtctatgtttaggatgggaatccaagtctttagtGTAAAaggctcagtatgcatgaaacagcatttcaccccccccttaaTGTTCACTCTGGGCAACTAAATAATATCTATCAtataggcttgggcggtatccaaattttgataccgtcaaacctcctccctattttacctcggtatacggtattaccgtgaataattaaaacattatgtaaggctcagacagcgtcaacaaactgttggcttggcttatatatatatatatatatatatatatatatatatatatatatatatatatatatataggcctatatttttattttattttttacatttgagcccctgcccctgagaaactctctgcacgttttatgcataccgttatgagacaattgacttttttttttgtgagtcccatgtccacttgatttttgtggagttcatgcttattgcttacattgccagctgtgtgacaaaaggcttcggcaatattacagcatagtcTGAAGGTGCGCTCGGTTTTTCATCCACGCAGCAGTGAGTGGATGGTGGTTTCGGATATGCGCCCTTAGGTTCaaggtatttccatctctcgcggtcatctttttgttgcacaatttgcaaattgcctcgtctgtatttaccgtcaaaacccaaaatacttccaaactgcagaagttgTGTTCTTTTTCGAGACCGAATAACTCGAATAAGTATtagtattaaatatttaataattaattgttgatcagcaatatgtaagttgatctgtttttttttttgacggtttgacggtattgaaactgataccgttgctatttttagatcccacggtataccattttaccgtattaccgcccaagcctactATCATAAGCAGTTGGCTAATAAATGCTTAGATTTGacttgcctgtgtgtgtgtgtgtgtgtgttagaggttAAGAATAAGTTTAGAATAGATATATTTTCACTCGCTGAACACTCTAAATGAGTGCGTGAGAGTTTCTCAGCTCATCTGATGACGTACCGTAAACTCTAGTGTGAAGGCGCACAACTCGCCGGCGCTTTGCTGAGGgcgtttctcaaacaaacgtATGTGAGAGGGAGAGCGGGAGTCTTACATACCACGCAGAATCAACACGCTATGTTAACtatattttttgttgtattttcctGTCAAAATACCAGAGTTAATTTAGAATTATTCAGCTTTAAACAACAAGCAGAAGATATGCCGTTTTTTTCCCCAGTAGTGGGCGGAACTAATGCACAAACAGCAATCTCATTGGCTGGCACTCATCTTTTTCTTTTCAGGTTTTGATTTCAGCCAATCAGCGAATGCTGTCAATTGTCAATgtgattaatattcatgaacccAGCAGCTTATCAGTCCTTAGTGCaatgcatattattattattagtagaattagaattattatttattatctttttattatattatatatacattttttacagaaaCACCAACAATATCTTAAGCACCACCACCAGTTCATTGTTCagttaaatgaaaaatatgcatTCATACATGTTTACCAACAGTTTCAGTTCTAATTACTAAAGTTATATAATTAAATAGTGCTTGATAATCATATCATAACATAGTCTAATGCTTGATTGACTGGTGTTAAGAGTGTACATTCAGATATTTAAAAAGCTGTTCCATTTTACAAAGATATATATTGCCAAGGTGTGCATAGAGGGTTGTATGTTGTTTCacatataatgtaaaatgtgggTCCCATCATGGCCAAaccagttgagaaccactgctccAATGCCCCCGTTTTCTTTGGGATTTTAGAGCCTTTGCTAATTTTCAAGAGAATTCATATGTCATATGACAATTGTGTGTGCAGAGCTCATTATAAAATAGAAGTTGGATGGTAATGTGAAATGAGATTCCCAAACTTTCAGGTTTTTTGATGCCGTAGGCTAAGAATATGCCTgttataaaagtttttttttttagattctgCTAAAACAGCATGTTATTAAGCTTAATGCTTGTGACCAGCTTTATTTTGCCTGAAGATGTGCTTTCATGGGTCTTAAGCTAGCCTATCCAACTATTTATAGATGTCTCAACCAGTACCTTTTCCCCTCAAAGCTCACaaagttttattttacagttctgTAGTAAGCATGCAGCTTATACTTTATTAACACTCCTCTTTATTTTAGtgctagtatttttttttttgtgtttgtgttgtgcCTTTAAGTTCCTTTAAAAACATTCCACCTCCTTCATTGTTTAATTTGCAGTTACAAGTCTATTGTGGAGTTCATCGATACTCAGTTTGAAGCGTACCTTCAAGAGGAACTGAAGATTAAACGCACCCTACACAGTTACCACGATACACGGATCCACGCCTGTCTGTATTTTATCGCTCCCACTGGACACTCGCTAAAGTCCCTTGACCTGGTTACTATGAAGAAGCTAGACAGTAAGGTTggtgatgcattttattttttaacaaatgtTTGCACACTCTGGACTTACCATTATGATTTAATTTAAAGTGTTTTAATGGCTGTGGACTATCTAAAAAGGCATTACTACATGACTACATCATTTTTATAACATTCTagaaaaataatagtaataataatccttaCAAAATGAGGAATTACAAAAACAAGCTTTCATTTAATGAAGTTAATGTCTGCTATATATGTGCTTTAGCATTATTTACTGTTTCACTGTGCAGAGCAGTTGTTTTAAGATGTGGGTTATTAAGCATTCAGCTGAAGGCTATGCCATGTTTAATGTCATTGGAGCTGTATATGGAGTCAGTGAAGGTCAGCTGTGTAATACTGCATTCTGTTTCATCTCTCGCTGTGCTGCACAGACTGCCTGAACAAAGATGCCCTCTTAGATCTGAAGCTGAAGCTAACAGTAGCCTCACATGCTTGAGTAGAGAATTATTTGTACTCTCACTGTGCCTAAACCTTTTTTTAAGTGTCTGTGTTAACCTCACAATTTGTCAGTAGTAAATTATAGGAAACAGACAAAGCATAAAGCGAGTGGCAAGCTACTGAGAATAGTGCTTAGATGTTAGTGTGGGTGGCAGGAGTGTAAGAATTGAGTGACTGGGATCAGAGCACTCCATATGTGCacttgtgtgtgtgggtgggtgtgtgtttgtttgcctGCGTGTGTATGTGAGCGAGTCATGAGTGAAGAGGGGTGTTTGAATGTGTGACCTGAGATTAaaggaataataaaaaaagctacATTTACTAACCCTCATGCTGTTACCAAACTGTatgtctttcttctgtggaacacaaaaaatGAATGTTTGACGAACGTCCAGACCATTCTTTTCTGTATTAGGCGAACTGTATCCTTAAAATACCCTCTCTGGattggtttcaaagtgaataGCAAATATCTACATGCATCAATCAATTGACTAACGATACAATCTTTCGTTGCAAATTGTAAAAAAACCTTCACCTATATTTTTTCAAGAGACAGCATTATTTTGACACTTCACATCTTTCCGCACTGTCCCTCTATGCATTACCGCCACCAATGCGTGCATTCTCATTTAAACTCACCTGTCAGTGCGACAATAAGGACTAGATACATGCAGAAAGACAGTACTGTCACTGACTGTCCCAATCAGAGCAGTGCTGCACCACCACAAAGACATAAAAGAGTAATTATTTAGGAAATTATTACTTAAGTTCTGTACACATCCAAAGCAGACACTGAGGGCGAGTTATCTTCTTTTGTGCTTGAActgaaaaatacagaaaaaaatattaatctaATTGTATCacataattttttgagatatgagAAAATATTGTTGTGCTGACTATGCAAACCAATATCAGATCATGATGAACCGTTCGATTTACACCTCTAGTTTGAGGGCATATTCAGATGTGAGCGGGCTGAGGTTATGCAAGCTTTCACAGGGTTCCTTTTTCAGTTCATTTTAGTTGCATTAGCTTCTccttattaaaaatgtaaaaagaggTTATCCGtttgtgtcattttaatttcagttgtgTCTGCAGCAGTATctgcatttattaaattcagcCTTTTCTTTTATATTTCTGCTATTTATTCAGTTTGCTCAAGAGGATATAAAAGGCATAGGCATAAAGCCATAAAAGACATGATGAGAGAATCTGTGTCTATATTTATCTGGACTCAGCCAGATGTTCTGAGGTAGCTTTGAGTTGCTTGCATCCAGATTTAGTAATTTACTGCCTGAGTAGCTGAATGTAAGCTATCTGAAGTGGAAATATGTTCTCACCATAGCCGTGTGAGGTTTTATATGTTAGTATGCTCTGAAATCTTCTGTCTGCTATTTCTAGTTGACGTCAAAATCTTAATTCGTATTACTATAAATTGATTCAATTTCTGATTACTGACTATTCCTAAATGCTTACAAGTAATCTTTCTCCTATTATATACAGGTGAATATCATCCCGATTATTGCCAAGTCAGATGCTATCTCAAAGAGTGAACTGGCAAAGTTCAAAATCAAGATCACGAGTGAGTTGGTTAGCAATGGTGTCCAGATCTACCAGTTTCCCACTGACGATGAGACTGTGGCAGAGATCAACTCAACCATGAATGTGAGGAGCTTAACGCTAAATATCATTAATTTGAATTCTTTCTTGTTGTTGCATGCACTAAGCAAgatgttctttttttaagatGTGTGTAACTCATTCCACATTATATGTTTCGGAAATGAGTGATACCTAAAATCATGCTTATAGTTGAGAAAAATTAGCTGCTATCGTTCTATGTCTAAATTCTAGTTACTATGTGCTATATAAGAGAACAAAATATACTTGTACAGTATATTCGTATTATGAAATTAGATAAACAAGATTAAGAATGAATGATGTGTTCCTATTCAACTTGAAATTCTTTTACATAACCAATGTACTATTTCCTGTTTGCTTGGAGACAGCACAGCCATGTTTTATACTTAAGTGCTCGTCCAGTTTGCATATCACTTCGCAGTTTAAGTGAGAAAGAAACCATATGGTGTCCAGCTTTCTTGCTTGGTTTGCTCACAGGAAATGACACCAAAGAAGGGGAGGCATTCTTCATCAATGTACTCTCCGAACAATATAGAGCAGGCTACATGACAtccaatgaatgaatgacactTTCCACACAGCCTGTGCCCTCAGGGTTACTGTGGGGGTCTTCCAGTACTGGTTAACCATTGGAAACAAAGATAGCTGACCTCAGGACAAATTCCATTTGATTCATGTGATGTGCCCTCATATCTTTCTCAGTGGTTTTAAAGGCTGTTCTTGGCTTATAAATTGTAAATTGTGAATCTTAACAAGGTGATTTCTTAACAAGGTCTTCGCTGCTGCGAGACGTAGTGTTTCAGTAGAAAGGAGGGTACTATATTGTTCCTCGTTGTGTTCCTAGTTTCTTAGACCAAGACTGATTGACAGACGAGTGCATTTAAATACATTactgttaaaaagtttgggTTTGATGATCTTTTTTGGTGTGTTTCAGAATGAATGCTCTTATTCGAATCAAGgccacatttatttgatcaaaaatactgtaaaaactaatattgtaaaatattattagtttaaaataacttttactaaatacatttactgtcatgtttgatcaatttaactaatccttgctgaataaaagttttttttgaataaaataaaattattttctttagTTTTGTTATAGGTATGTGTAGGATTGTAAATGTTTATATGAGCTTACATGCACTAATCTGGATATAAATGCTGTGTCATCTTGTCTGTTACAGTAAGAATTTGAAATAGACTGCAGTATTTCTGCTAAATAATTTGTTTgtgggactttttttttttttttgctttgcaGGGTCATTTGCCTTTTGCAGTGGTGGGAAGCACTGAGGAAGTGAAGATTGGGAACAAGATGGTGCGAGCACGCCAGTACCCCTGGGGAACCGTCCAGGGTAAGTTCTGGTCACGTCTTCCAGAGGAAATGACACTGAGCTCTTCCCTCTGTTTGGCCATGGCCTCTTTGTTCAGGACATCCAAACCCATCCCGTCCCTCCCTTTATGCAGCATTGTGTCTGGACACTCTCTTTTAATCCCTCCATTCCTCTTTATTCCATATTTTTCACAGAAGGGAAGAATGCTAatgtattagggctgtcaaaaagAGAAAACTTAGCTGTAATTACCATGTGACTAACCACTGTTGAGCCACAGAAACATTACATCAGTATGGTGCTGATTGATTGATGGCACCAAAATAACACAACATTTTCCTTCACTGAATATCCTGAGCGGTGACATGAAAGACAGCAGGGAAGAAATCCCCATTTGAGCTTCAAGAGTCCTTCGAAAATAGTGCACTGATTAAACATCTGCTATACACTACAATTTAAGTTTAGGAACAGaatgtgtttttctgcacaccAAGTCagccattttttatttaaaaatagtaatattttgaaatattacgatttaaaataactatgttctccattttattgtattgttttattaaattgtatccCTGTgctggcaaagctgaattttcagcattactccagccttcagtcacatgatccttcagaagtcattctaatatgctgatttgatgctcaaaaaacatttatcatAAATGTTGGTGAATGTTACACATACATATTTCAATTCCTTTTTCCCTTTTATAAAAAAAGAGGATCCAGAGTTCAATGATGTTCAATAAGCTGTGCAACTCCAGCTCACTTTATTCATAATTTGTCCTTTCAGTCTATTGATGCGTGTTGTATGCATGCAGTGATTTGATGCGTAACATTAGAGCAGCAGTGCTGTGACTGTCTGTGACATCACtctgaatctctctctctctctctctctctctctctctctctctcggcacACGAGGCTGCGGGCAGCACACGTGGTATTACTTAAATTAGCTTGCTGCAAGGCTGAACTCACTGAGGAAAAATATGGATATatgttatgtgtgtgttttcatgcaCTGCTGCTgcatttcatttgttttaatcAAGATTTTAGAGCACATTGTTTACTTGAATTGATTAAAGGAACAATTTCTTGGATTAAAACccaataaattaatacattttaatagagGTCGTATATGTTCTTCTGAAAGGCTTCCTTGTTTCAGTGGTATAAAATAAGTTCTGTAAATGGTCAGCATTTctttaaagcattatttttaacacctttatttttttacagtctccTGTATACACCTACAAGAATGAAAAGAATGCTTAAAAAGTAGTTTTAGCTGTACCACTCTTACTTGGTACAGTATGCCATGTGAACTACCAATCTGGAACTTTTCCATAAACTACCCATATCTTTAACTTTTAGACTAACTCCACCCTCAAAAGGAATGTAGTAATTAATGTGTGTGGCATGTCCTGGAGGAAGTTATTCCCTTCTTTTTTCATATCCCAATAAGACTTTGGCTTATTGCTCATTTTCCAAATCACGTGTTTTCCAGTGGAGAACGAGAATCACTGTGATTTTGTAAAGCTGCGAGAGATGCTGATCAGGGTCAATATGGAGGACCTGCGAGAGCAGACTCACACTCGCCACTATGAGCTATACCGCCGCTGCAAGCTGGAGGAGATGGGATTCAAAGACACCGACCCCGACAGCAAACCCTTCAGGTGAAGAGAGTCATGATTACACCAACATTTTGGAAACAGTTCTCTatcatttatataatttatagtcTGCATTTACTGGCATTAATTAATAATGATGAAATATCTTTTGCATCTGGTTTGTTGTGTTCAGCCTCCAAGAAACATACGAGGCCAAGAGGAATGAGTTCATGGGTGAGCTGCAGAAGAAAGAGGAAGAGATGAGGCAGATGTTTGTCCAGAGAGTCAAAGAAAAGGAAGCAGAGCTGAAAGAAGCAGAAAAGgaggtttgtttgtttttgtttgtttgtttgcaggTATAGTCTGTAATTTTGTAGCAATTTTGTTATAAAGCTCTCCAAAGTGTTACAGAAAGCTAACTCCGCCTGGTATGTAATTGTATATCTGGGATGATTTATTATATCAAGTACAACTAAacagcattaaaaaaagttttgacTCTTTACAGTAGATGTAAAGCATTGTTTGttctgttaggggttaacagtatatgacccaagaccagtagtgaaaaatgaagaccaagagtcaggacTCAGGAGTGtaattaaataaagaaaaatttactgaagaatagtttgcagtttcatcagcagaagccagcttcaagtctcacaaggagtttgcGCTCCCTCTCTCCCAGTCTCGTCATCCCGCCTAGTATACATataattgtcccaacagttacaCTGTTTTCAAGGTCTGTCTACGTCATAACTGCAAGGTGggtgattctgattggctcaaaGAAAACGCAGAGTCATGGTAATT from Pseudorasbora parva isolate DD20220531a chromosome 11, ASM2467924v1, whole genome shotgun sequence harbors:
- the septin6 gene encoding septin-6 isoform X3, with product MQERTMAATEIARQAGEGARAVPLAGHVGFDSMPDQLVNKSVNHGFCFNILCVGETGLGKSTLMDTLFNTKFEGEPTQHNQPGVQLKSNTYELQESNVRLKLTVVNTVGFGDQINKEDSYKSIVEFIDTQFEAYLQEELKIKRTLHSYHDTRIHACLYFIAPTGHSLKSLDLVTMKKLDSKVNIIPIIAKSDAISKSELAKFKIKITSELVSNGVQIYQFPTDDETVAEINSTMNGHLPFAVVGSTEEVKIGNKMVRARQYPWGTVQVENENHCDFVKLREMLIRVNMEDLREQTHTRHYELYRRCKLEEMGFKDTDPDSKPFSLQETYEAKRNEFMGELQKKEEEMRQMFVQRVKEKEAELKEAEKELHEKFDRLKKLHQDEKKKLEDKKKSLDDELNGFKQKKTAAELLQSQAQQAGSSATLKKEKERKN
- the septin6 gene encoding septin-6 isoform X2; this encodes MQERTMAATEIARQAGEGARAVPLAGHVGFDSMPDQLVNKSVNHGFCFNILCVGETGLGKSTLMDTLFNTKFEGEPTQHNQPGVQLKSNTYELQESNVRLKLTVVNTVGFGDQINKEDSYKSIVEFIDTQFEAYLQEELKIKRTLHSYHDTRIHACLYFIAPTGHSLKSLDLVTMKKLDSKVNIIPIIAKSDAISKSELAKFKIKITSELVSNGVQIYQFPTDDETVAEINSTMNGHLPFAVVGSTEEVKIGNKMVRARQYPWGTVQVENENHCDFVKLREMLIRVNMEDLREQTHTRHYELYRRCKLEEMGFKDTDPDSKPFSLQETYEAKRNEFMGELQKKEEEMRQMFVQRVKEKEAELKEAEKELHEKFDRLKKLHQDEKKKLEDKKKSLDDELNGFKQKKTAAELLQSQAQQAGSSATLKKEKERKNFF
- the septin6 gene encoding septin-6 isoform X1; this translates as MQERTMAATEIARQAGEGARAVPLAGHVGFDSMPDQLVNKSVNHGFCFNILCVGETGLGKSTLMDTLFNTKFEGEPTQHNQPGVQLKSNTYELQESNVRLKLTVVNTVGFGDQINKEDSYKSIVEFIDTQFEAYLQEELKIKRTLHSYHDTRIHACLYFIAPTGHSLKSLDLVTMKKLDSKVNIIPIIAKSDAISKSELAKFKIKITSELVSNGVQIYQFPTDDETVAEINSTMNGHLPFAVVGSTEEVKIGNKMVRARQYPWGTVQVENENHCDFVKLREMLIRVNMEDLREQTHTRHYELYRRCKLEEMGFKDTDPDSKPFSLQETYEAKRNEFMGELQKKEEEMRQMFVQRVKEKEAELKEAEKELHEKFDRLKKLHQDEKKKLEDKKKSLDDELNGFKQKKTAAELLQSQAQQAGSSATLKKEKERKNSGFL